The Cucumis sativus cultivar 9930 unplaced genomic scaffold, Cucumber_9930_V3 scaffold125, whole genome shotgun sequence genome includes the window TCTAGAGAAGCCAATGAACTCTTGGAATGTGAATCTGCACTTTCCTGCAATAGTTTGAGTGTGAATTAGTTCTCTGAAAACACCTGCAGAGGATAATCCACGGCAAAACAGAatgtctataaaaaaaaccacttgcaagtagaaaaaaaaggaagtacaTTTATACCTTCCCTGTCAAAGTGATATCCCTAATCAACGCATATGCATTTCTTTCCAGGAAGTAACCAACAATTTTACAAACCCATGGGAGTTCAGgttgtaataagaaaataattgtgtcTAACAATAGAGTTGCAGGTGTGTTAGAGTTCACAGGTGCAGCCAAAAGTTGAT containing:
- the LOC116405615 gene encoding E3 ubiquitin-protein ligase UPL6-like: VLDRNQLRNQLLAAPVNSNTPATLLLDTIIFLLQPELPWVCKIVGYFLERNAYALIRDITLTGKESADSHSKSSLASLEHLLSLLSSHVGKKPCCCPRVDPNWSFSSQILTLPLLWRTFTFHTSLYPMDKVACVILY